The nucleotide window GGCGGATATGAGGTTCTAAGAGACAACCGTGGGCGCCGTAAGGCACAAAAAGAAGTGACCGACCTAGACAAAGCGAATCTACGGATTCGACAATTGGAAGGTCAGGTCGCCGACATGAAACTACTGGAAGAATTTGTAAAAAAATATCAGGAACTTCAGCGCAAGGGGTGAAACAACAACATCGACTGGCATATCGGGCAATCAGCGAGGTCAGTCAAGGGAAACACGGTGCCATCACAAAATTATTGTCATACGTCGGCGTGAGCCGGCAAGCCTACAATAAGTTCCTCCACCGTCAAGAAACGGTCTGGGGCGCTCAAGAAAAGCTACTAGAAGAACGCATCACATATTGGTTTAAACAACATCATCAAGCAATCGGTGCTGGTAAGATTTTATCAAACCTGAACCGAGACGAGCAGATCACCTTTGACGTTACCATTAAGCGAGTCAAACGCATTATGGGTAACCTAGGGATTCGATGCCAGATTCGGGTCAAGAAGCATCATAGAATCAAGGAACAAGAACAGTACATGCAAGATAATCTTTTGAACCAAAATTTTACGGCCACCGCCCCTAATCAGGTTTGGCTGTCCGATTCAACTGAATTATCTTACGGCGTTAATGGGCAGTTCAAAATGCGGTTGAGCGGCGTTTTGGACCTTTACGGACGGGTCTTGATTGCCTCTAACTTAAGTAAAACAGAAACAGCAGATGCCGAAATCGAAGTATTTCGGCGGGCTTTTGAGTACGCTGGTGACGTCAATCCGGTAGTTCATACTGAC belongs to Levilactobacillus yonginensis and includes:
- a CDS encoding IS3 family transposase, which codes for MKQQHRLAYRAISEVSQGKHGAITKLLSYVGVSRQAYNKFLHRQETVWGAQEKLLEERITYWFKQHHQAIGAGKILSNLNRDEQITFDVTIKRVKRIMGNLGIRCQIRVKKHHRIKEQEQYMQDNLLNQNFTATAPNQVWLSDSTELSYGVNGQFKMRLSGVLDLYGRVLIASNLSKTETADAEIEVFRRAFEYAGDVNPVVHTDRGSAYTSKQFNNFLVPYEVTRSMSRPGTPCDNAPMERWWNEFKTHWMDRHPMPKTYEEFEALVKEGIHYFNHLDRSPARNDLTPVEYRSEAA